A genome region from Triticum aestivum cultivar Chinese Spring chromosome 2B, IWGSC CS RefSeq v2.1, whole genome shotgun sequence includes the following:
- the LOC123039837 gene encoding (E)-beta-caryophyllene synthase: MATNKSIPPLVQDDVHKPRPYPASQWGDFFLNYKPCTPQQYQSMEGTAEIKNEEVRQIIIDTARCSDLPQKLELIHTLQRIGIDYHYGKEIDELLCDIYDGNIELLDLRTASLQFYLLRKHGYRVSSDVFSKFIDKNGNIESTDATSLLGLYNAAYLRTHGEKILDVAIISTKKILKSIVNHLDPTIAEEVRHSLETPLFRGTHRVETKRYISAYEKNSTRNETIIEFAKLDYNLVQGLYCDELKDLTVWWNGFDIETHITWARNRMVEIHFWMMGVLFEPHYSYPRIVLTKLFTLVSVFDDFYDNYSTTEESNMFTKAINRWDEHAVEQAPAYMRSFYKGTIASINQIEEELKLQKNKHAELVKKLFIDAANCYHAEVKWRDQKYVPANLEEHLKISAPSTICMQIPNIAFILMGDVTSSETIQWAWAYPPIIKAVCIIARVMNDIVSHEREQASQHMVSTVQTCMNENGCTVEEANEKLKEVVEQAWMDICEGCIQPTVHPLVVLSRVANLARVTDFLYKHDDGYTLGYSVKGTLDSVYVHPMDV; encoded by the exons ATGGCAACCAACAAGTCTATACCTCCTCTGGTACAGGACGACGTGCACAAGCCCCGGCCTTACCCGGCAAGCCAATGGGGCGATTTCTTCCTCAACTACAAGCCATGTACGCCACAACAG TATCAGTCCATGGAGGGCACGGCTGAAATTAAAAACGAAGAGGTGAGGCAAATCATAATAGACACTGCTAGATGCTCTGACCTACCTCAGAAGCTGGAGCTTATCCACACGTTGCAGCGTATTGGGATTGACTATCACTATGGAAAAGAGATTGATGAACTGTTGTGTGATATATACGATGGGAATATTGAACTTTTGGACCTTCGTACAGCTTCCCTGCAGTTTTACTTGCTCAGGAAACATGGTTACCGTGTATCTTCTG ATGTGTTTTCCAAGTTTATAGACAAGAATGGAAATATTGAAAGCACTGACGCTACATCCTTGTTGGGCCTCTACAATGCTGCGTATCTCAGAACCCATGGAGAAAAAATACTTGACGTTGCCATTATTTCCACAAAGAAGATCCTAAAATCTATTGTTAACCATTTGGACCCGACAATTGCAGAAGAAGTTAGACACAGCCTGGAAACTCCACTTTTCAGGGGGACTCACAGAGTTGAAACGAAGCGCTACATCTCGGCCTATGAGAAAAATTCTACAAGAAATGAGACCATAATTGAGTTTGCAAAGCTAGACTACAACCTAGTGCAAGGTCTGTACTGTGATGAGCTGAAAGATCTTACCGT ATGGTGGAACGGATTTGACATCGAAACTCATATAACTTGGGCGCGCAATCGAATGGTTGAGATTCACTTTTGGATGATGGGAGTTCTCTTTGAGCCTCATTATTCATACCCAAGAATCGTGCTAACAAAACTGTTTACACTTGTCTCAGTTTTTGACGATTTCTATGACAATTATAGCACCACAGAAGAAAGCAACATGTTCACTAAAGCAATAAAcag GTGGGATGAGCATGCAGTTGAGCAAGCCCCAGCATACATGAGGTCTTTCTACAAGGGTACAATTGCTTCCATAAATCAGATTGAAGAGGAACTGAAACTTCAGAAAAACAAACATGCTGAATTGGTGAAAAAACTG TTTATTGATGCGGCAAACTGCTACCATGCTGAGGTGAAATGGCGTGACCAGAAGTACGTTCCAGCAAACCTCGAAGAGCACCTAAAAATCTCTGCGCCTAGCACTATATGTATGCAAATACCAAACATTGCATTCATATTAATGGGAGATGTCACATCAAGTGAGACTATACAATGGGCTTGGGCATACCCACCAATCATCAAAGCCGTTTGCATCATTGCCCGTGTTATGAATGACATTGTGTCCCATGAG CGGGAACAAGCTTCGCAGCATATGGTATCCACCGTGCAGACCTGCATGAATGAAAACGGGTGCACGGTAGAGGAGGCAAATGAAAAGCTGAAGGAAGTAGTCGAGCAAGCATGGATGGACATCTGTGAGGGCTGCATACAGCCGACGGTTCATCCGTTGGTGGTCTTGTCAAGAGTGGCCAATCTCGCACGGGTGACAGATTTCCTATACAAGCACGATGATGGATACACCCTCGGCTATTCGGTCAAAGGGACATTGGACTCAGTATATGTGCATCCAATGGATGTTTGA